The nucleotide window GACTACCAGCTGTCGCTGGCGATCGGTCGCGAGGGCCAGAACGCCCGCCTCGCGGCCCGGATGACCGGCTGGCGCATCGACATCCGCAGCGAGGCGCAGTTCGAGGAGGAGCAACGAGCGTTCCAGGAGGCGTTCGAGAAGGGCCTCGTGGACGAGTACGGCAACCCGCTGAACGACGAAGGGGTCGCGGCCGTGGCCGCTGCCCAGGAGCGCGCCGCGGAGGCGCGCCAGAGAGCCATCGACGAGGGCGAGAGCGGCGAGGACGCTGCCGAGAGCGCGTGAGATGGGACACAGGAACGTGACGAGGTGGATGCACAGGTACCATCGGATGAGCACGTGCCCCAGCGCACGTGCGTCGGCTGCCGTCGTCAGCGTCCACGGACCGAGCTGCTCCGCGTCGCGCGGACGCCGCACGGAGCCCGCGTCGACGACGAGCGGCTCGAGGGCCGCGGTGCGTACATCTGTCCCGATCCCGACTGCGTCGCAGCGGCTCGACGCCGTGGCGGAGCCGCGCTGGCACGCGCTCTGCGCGTGCGGACCGACGAGGTCGCGAGCGCGCTCGACGAGCTGACCCGGCGCGTCGGTCGAGGGACCAAGGAGCGAGAAGCGTGAGCAACAAGGTTCGTGTGTACGAG belongs to Actinomycetota bacterium and includes:
- a CDS encoding YlxR family protein, with protein sequence MDAQVPSDEHVPQRTCVGCRRQRPRTELLRVARTPHGARVDDERLEGRGAYICPDPDCVAAARRRGGAALARALRVRTDEVASALDELTRRVGRGTKEREA